One window of the Cryptomeria japonica chromosome 7, Sugi_1.0, whole genome shotgun sequence genome contains the following:
- the LOC131857165 gene encoding F-box protein At2g02240-like: MNTHYLGKPQPMQFGIRRRQLLNHGIFLDEAYWERKLPVHYSEILARAVSPVSNFRKRMLYYRLCWSILIDGGTQRIWIDRSTDKICLMVSAKALDITFGLDSRYWEWVSKESSRFDHAAELKSVECFQVWQRIDCALLTPETEYSVRFVLRIDKQKMSECPSQFTFSLIADGKSTESAICLDDFTKVVDVPKKTDFIIQRNGWTEFVAGEFVSKKHGESCEIEVCMKNTDSYPKSGIVIDGVKIEPK, translated from the exons ATGAACACTCATTATTTGGGAAAACCGCAGCCGATGCAATTTGGGATACGGCGTAGACAATTACTAAACCATGGCATTTTCCTTGATGAAGCGTACTGGGAGCGGAAGCTTCCTGTACATTACAGTGAAATCCTTGCCAGGGCCGTCTCCCCAGTGTCCAATTTTCGAAAGAGAATGCTCTACTACAGGCTTTGCTGGTCAATTCTTATAGACGGTGGAACACAG AGGATTTGGATCGATAGATCTACCGACAAAATATGTCTCATGGTTTCTGCTAAAGCTTTAGACATCACATTCGGTTTGGATAGTCGCTATTGGGAATGGGTTTCAAAGGAGAGCTCCAG ATTCGACCACGCTGCGGAGCTAAAAAGCGTTGAATGCTTCCAAGTGTGGCAACGGATCGACTGCGCGCTCCTCACTCCTGAAACGGAGTACAGCGTGCGGTTTGTTTTAAGGATTGATAAACAGAAGATGTCCGAATGTCCATCACAATTCACATTTTCGCTTATAGCTGATGGAAAGTCGACTGAATCGGCTATATGTTTAGATGATTTCACTAAAGTAGTCGATGTACCTAAGAAGACGGATTTTATAATTCAGAGAAATGGGTGGACAGAATTCGTCGCGGGCGAATTTGTTTCAAAAAAACATGGTGAAAGCTGCGAGATTGAAGTCTGTATGAAAAATACAGACAGTTACCCTAAGAGTGGCATAGTCATAGATGGAGTAAAGATTGAACCTAAGTAG